The sequence CAGAACCTTGGTGCCCTTGGCGGGACATACAGTCAAGCATACGGCATCAACAACGCCGGCCAGGTGGTGGGGTCTTCATATATTAGTTCAGGCAATACAGCACAAAACGCTTTTCTCTACTCCAATGGAACCATGCAGAACCTGAATAGCCTTGTGCTTCAGGGTTCTTTTAACGGTACCCTTTGGGAGGCCAGAGCCATAAACGATAAAGGACAGATAGCAGGCTATGCAAACATTAACGGACAGACGCGTGCTGTTTTGTTGAATCCTGCTGCAGTAATCCCTTCAACCATTACATTAGAATCAAAAATTAGCCCTCAAACCAGCAATACAACCGTTTCTACTGCTGTAAACAATGCCAGATTGCAGATAATGGCAATGTATCTAAATGCTTCCAACAGCATGGAAATTCTTGATGTCAGTGGCTCCGGTGATACGAAACAGTTCATAAAACTGGGATCAAATATAAATAAATTTAATCCTGATAAGGATACTATTGTGATTACACATGGATGGAATCCAGATGGATCCAGCACATTACCTTCATGGATAACAGGTATGGGTAATAATTTCATAAAACAGAATCAAGATGCCAATATTATTGCCTGGAACTGGCAGGAAAGAGCTGGAGGAGGAATCGGTTCTATTCCATATAAAGAAGTTCCGGGAGAAGGTTTAGTGCTTGCTTCTTTTTTAAATGGTATCTTGGGAAATGACTACGGTAAAAATATTCAGATTGTCGGCCATAGTCTTGGTAGTGGAGTTGCAACCTGGGCAGCAGATTCATTGCAAAACAATTATAATAAAAATGTTACACGTTTGACCATTCTGGATGGTCCGGAAAACGGTGCTGCCAGACTTGATCTGGATAATTTATTGAATAAAATAAAAAGCTCAACTTTGATTGAAAATTTTGTATCACGATATGGTGTTTTTTATACAGGTTTTCGTTCCGATGGTGCACCTATTGTCCAAAATATTAAGCTATTTCCACAATCTTACAATTATTCAGGGCCTATTGACGAACACTCCTATTCATATGATTGGTACAATAAGACGATCAATAATTCCGTTACGGTAGGCTATAAAGACAGTTACAGCTATTCCTCAAGTTATCTTTTGCAGAATAAAGTTAATGAATACCAATTATCGGCTCAATCCGGACTCCCAATGCCCCCGATTGTATTTTCCATTCCTATAGGGCAAGAAAGTCAGAGAAATAGTGTTTTCAGACTCCTTGATAAAGTTTTTGAAGATGAATATGCTTTGTATAATTTGGTAAATTCTTTGAATAGTCTTGGAAAAGCATATGTTGTTAATGCTGCTGAATTTGCTTATCTCCATTTATTCTCTAATTCCCCGGTGCTGGTCAGCATGGGGATTAATCTGCCGGCTGATGCACAATATATGGCCTTTGATTTGAACATATTTGAGAAGCATACCGGAGATATATTTGCACTTTATTGGAACGATACCCTCATCACATCGTTTTATACTGAAAGTTTAGCTTTGAATGAATGGCGTCGTATTAACGGAATAGATTTTAAACAATACGCTGGAACAGAGGGGACATTAACGTTTGGTCTTTTGACACAAGAGGATGGAATCCAATCTCAAATAGGCATAAAAGACATTGAATTTTACAATTATCAACCCGTCCCCATCCCATCAGCTATATATCTCCTTGCCCCCGGCCTTCTTGGCCTCGTAGGGCTTAAGAGGAAATATCTGGGGTAACAATCCACTAATAATCATCAAGGCAGGGTTAGAAATGGCTCTGCCTTTTTTATTTGTCATTCCATAAGGAAATACCACTTGTAATCTTGCACTCTGTTCAAAAATCCATTTTCGTTTGTTACAGGAAGTTAGGTGCGGTTATGAGTGACCATTTCAATTTTATTCTCCTTCGGCACTTGCTTAACGATATATTCCAATCTCATTGCCTCAGATTTACTCATCATAGATGATGTTGCCACAAGGCTGAAAGGTAAATGTGCCCTTACGTATTTACTCCCTTTTCCGGACTTATGGGCGTTAAGCCTCTTTTCAAGATTATTAGTTACGCCACAGTATAGTGTACTGTCGCTGCATTTCAGGAGATATACAAGCCAGTTATCCATTTATAATTTTGCTTCCTGTCTCCTCGAACCATTGTTTATACTCTTGTTAATATGGATTTCCTTCACAAATTCACCTTTATTATTATAAAAGAAAGCGTAAGCCTTAACGTCTTCTTCGAAGATTTCCATGGAATAACCGGAACTTTCTTGTGTATCTCCTGCCATCTACTCTTAATACCTCATATCTTAATCTTTTTCAAAATCGGGTTATCTGCCAAAAATATATTGGTAGTCTCAGTCTTGTCATCAAAAACAAGAACTGCTAATCCCTTTTCAAGTTTACTTTTTACCTGCATGAATTTTGTTTCAGGAGAAGCTTCTTTCTCACCGTAATCAGTGCCGTCTCTTGAAACAAATTCTTCAATAACACCTTGTAAGGCTTCAGAGCTTAATTTATTTATTGGAATTATATGGATCGACATTTAAGTATTCTCTTTTTCTTAGTC comes from Pseudomonadota bacterium and encodes:
- a CDS encoding GIY-YIG nuclease family protein, which encodes MDNWLVYLLKCSDSTLYCGVTNNLEKRLNAHKSGKGSKYVRAHLPFSLVATSSMMSKSEAMRLEYIVKQVPKENKIEMVTHNRT
- a CDS encoding YheU family protein translates to MSIHIIPINKLSSEALQGVIEEFVSRDGTDYGEKEASPETKFMQVKSKLEKGLAVLVFDDKTETTNIFLADNPILKKIKI